From the Armatimonadota bacterium genome, one window contains:
- a CDS encoding 50S ribosome-binding GTPase, protein MKVGIIGLPATGKTTLFNALTHGEAPVTEFSGKRSEANIGTITVPDARFDHIVQVCKPKKVSPAHIEVIDGAAPIGVETQRGFGTDFFTGIRAVEALIHVVRAFETASHPAPENGLDPLRDVRKVNDELMLADLTLVETRIERIEKGLHGKKIIPGSPQTMELELMQKIRDQLENEKPLKELDLSNDEVKMIRSFDFLTLKPMIIVANVG, encoded by the coding sequence GTGAAGGTAGGAATCATCGGGCTGCCGGCGACCGGCAAGACAACCCTGTTCAACGCGCTCACCCACGGCGAGGCCCCCGTCACCGAGTTCAGCGGCAAGCGGTCGGAGGCTAACATCGGGACGATCACCGTACCCGATGCGCGGTTCGACCACATCGTCCAGGTCTGCAAGCCGAAGAAGGTCAGCCCGGCGCACATCGAGGTCATAGACGGCGCGGCGCCGATCGGGGTGGAGACGCAGAGAGGTTTCGGCACCGACTTCTTCACCGGCATCCGGGCCGTCGAGGCGCTGATCCACGTCGTACGCGCGTTCGAGACCGCCTCTCACCCCGCACCCGAGAACGGGCTCGATCCCCTGCGCGACGTCCGCAAGGTGAACGACGAACTGATGCTCGCCGACCTCACGCTGGTCGAGACGCGGATTGAGCGCATCGAGAAGGGCCTGCACGGCAAGAAGATCATCCCCGGCAGTCCGCAAACGATGGAGCTGGAACTGATGCAGAAGATCAGAGACCAGCTCGAGAACGAAAAGCCGCTCAAGGAACTCGACCTGTCGAACGACGAGGTCAAGATGATCCGCAGCTTCGACTTCCTTACTCTGAAGCCGATGATCATCGTCGCCAACGTCGG